In Candidatus Defluviibacterium haderslevense, the following are encoded in one genomic region:
- a CDS encoding CHAT domain-containing protein — protein sequence MRFMILTLLMPCLGLLQAQTIDSVAIKKQVDSLLKVSRALVDKHDFDKGLEVNAAAERLAIVNFGKISAAYGNCAYNKGRLFYYKFDYTEAEKWFLESKAILEKAVGKEHPKYAWSLHNLGLLYKTIGNYEVAEPFYLEAMAIREKVLGKEHPDYASSMANLANLYIAVGNYEKAEPLYLESKAIREKVLGKDHPEYAKSLSNLAIFFYEMGNYEKAEPLYLESKAIREKVLGKEHPDYANSLSNLAVLYHDMGNYEKAESLYLEANAILGKVLGKEHPDYANSLNNLAVFYDDMGNYEKAEPLYLESKVIMEKVLGKDHPDYASSPNNLANLYYEMGKYERVESLHLEAKALRQKVLGKEHPDYTSSLTNLVRLYERQNRYLDSDPLNEEAFILSQTRLINSMSFLSEKELSKYITNFQNSTAELSAYLLARQAEKSQTGNLSALVYDHVLFYKGFLLTAASRQNTLSAASTESKEINVRLKVYQRQLATEYAKPIAERNDINELEEKANIAEKELARSVAGYADAIRQIKWKEVQATLKQTDAAMEFISFKVNFPLTTDSNLYAALLVKPGDKQPKFIPLFESKSLDSLLHSKSERKADYVNSLYTLAERGIVAEPGPKKSLYEILWKPLEKELTGIKTIYFSPSGLLHRINLDAIAISETETLADKYKLVELNSTRQLVIPRQIKNGNNDAVLYGGIQFEQDSTFQNNEPLIVSRSRGELSFSSIDSTLRGGSWNYLAGTEREVNSIEKIMETSGLKVILKTGYEATEESFKNIGVNNASSPRILHIATHGYFFPDPKGSRQSLVGGNHDEPVFKMSEHPMLRSGLIMAGGNASWQGKQTLEGREDGILTAYEISLMNLSNTELVVLSACETGLGDIQGNEGVYGLQRAFKIAGAKYLIMSLWQVPDKQTSILMTTFYKKWLEEKLNIPDAFHAAQKELRDLGLDPYQWAGFVLVE from the coding sequence ATGAGATTCATGATCCTTACACTATTAATGCCATGTTTAGGACTTTTGCAGGCGCAAACAATCGATTCAGTGGCTATAAAGAAACAGGTGGATAGTCTTTTAAAGGTCTCCCGCGCCCTCGTAGATAAACACGACTTCGATAAAGGCCTCGAAGTCAATGCAGCTGCTGAAAGACTTGCTATTGTGAATTTTGGTAAGATATCAGCCGCATATGGAAATTGTGCCTACAATAAGGGTAGGCTATTTTATTATAAATTTGATTACACTGAAGCCGAAAAATGGTTTCTTGAATCCAAAGCTATCCTAGAAAAAGCCGTTGGAAAGGAGCATCCCAAATATGCCTGGAGCCTTCATAATCTTGGACTCCTTTATAAGACTATTGGAAATTATGAAGTGGCTGAACCTTTTTACCTTGAAGCCATGGCCATTCGAGAAAAAGTGTTGGGGAAGGAACATCCCGATTATGCATCAAGTATGGCCAACCTAGCAAACTTATACATTGCTGTGGGTAATTATGAAAAAGCAGAGCCCCTCTACCTCGAATCTAAAGCCATCCGCGAAAAAGTGCTGGGTAAAGATCATCCCGAGTATGCCAAAAGCTTATCCAACCTAGCAATCTTTTTTTATGAAATGGGTAACTATGAGAAAGCTGAGCCCCTTTACCTCGAATCCAAAGCCATCCGCGAAAAAGTGTTGGGCAAGGAACATCCCGATTATGCCAATAGTCTATCCAACCTAGCGGTACTTTATCATGACATGGGTAACTATGAAAAAGCTGAGTCACTCTACTTAGAAGCCAATGCAATTTTGGGGAAAGTGCTGGGTAAGGAGCATCCTGATTATGCCAATAGCCTAAACAATTTAGCTGTTTTCTATGATGACATGGGTAACTATGAAAAAGCAGAGCCCCTCTATCTCGAATCCAAAGTCATAATGGAAAAAGTGCTAGGTAAGGATCATCCCGATTATGCCTCAAGCCCGAATAACCTTGCAAACCTTTATTATGAAATGGGCAAATATGAAAGAGTCGAGTCCCTCCATCTTGAAGCCAAAGCCCTACGACAGAAGGTGCTGGGTAAGGAGCATCCTGATTATACTTCAAGCCTGACTAATCTAGTGCGTTTGTATGAAAGACAAAACAGATATTTAGACTCGGATCCTTTAAATGAAGAAGCATTTATTCTATCACAAACCAGACTTATAAATTCCATGTCATTTCTTTCCGAAAAAGAACTTTCCAAATACATTACAAACTTTCAAAATAGTACTGCCGAATTAAGTGCATACCTGCTAGCACGTCAAGCTGAGAAATCACAGACTGGAAATCTATCCGCTTTGGTTTATGACCATGTTCTCTTTTACAAAGGATTTCTCCTTACTGCTGCCTCCAGACAAAATACACTATCTGCTGCCTCAACTGAATCAAAGGAAATTAATGTTCGTCTTAAAGTTTACCAACGGCAACTTGCTACTGAATATGCAAAGCCCATCGCCGAAAGAAACGATATTAACGAATTGGAAGAGAAAGCCAATATTGCTGAAAAGGAACTTGCCAGATCAGTAGCTGGTTATGCAGATGCCATTCGACAAATAAAATGGAAAGAAGTTCAAGCTACTTTGAAACAAACAGACGCTGCAATGGAGTTTATTTCCTTTAAAGTAAATTTTCCGCTTACAACAGACAGTAATCTTTATGCTGCTTTATTGGTTAAACCTGGTGACAAGCAACCAAAGTTTATTCCACTTTTCGAATCAAAATCTTTGGACTCACTTTTACATTCCAAATCCGAACGTAAAGCAGATTATGTAAATTCATTATACACACTTGCTGAACGTGGAATAGTTGCAGAACCAGGTCCTAAAAAATCTCTATATGAAATTCTTTGGAAACCACTTGAGAAAGAGTTAACAGGAATCAAAACGATTTATTTTTCACCCAGTGGATTGTTGCATCGTATCAATTTAGACGCAATAGCTATCTCAGAAACGGAAACTCTGGCGGACAAATATAAATTAGTTGAATTAAACAGCACCCGTCAATTGGTAATTCCCAGACAAATCAAAAACGGAAACAACGATGCGGTTTTGTATGGAGGAATACAATTTGAACAAGACAGTACATTTCAAAATAATGAACCTTTAATTGTCTCTCGGTCAAGAGGAGAATTATCCTTCTCGTCCATAGATTCCACTTTAAGAGGAGGTTCATGGAATTACCTTGCGGGAACAGAGCGCGAAGTGAATTCGATTGAAAAAATAATGGAAACTTCAGGTTTAAAAGTGATTTTGAAAACAGGATATGAGGCCACAGAAGAATCATTTAAAAATATCGGAGTAAATAATGCATCTTCACCCAGAATTTTACACATTGCCACTCATGGTTATTTTTTTCCGGATCCAAAAGGAAGTCGTCAGTCATTAGTTGGCGGAAATCATGATGAACCTGTATTTAAAATGTCTGAACACCCAATGCTTAGGTCCGGATTAATCATGGCTGGAGGAAATGCTTCTTGGCAAGGTAAACAGACGTTGGAAGGAAGAGAAGACGGAATTCTTACAGCTTATGAAATATCACTAATGAATCTCTCAAATACGGAACTAGTTGTCCTTTCTGCCTGTGAAACAGGCCTAGGAGACATACAAGGCAATGAAGGGGTATACGGGTTGCAACGAGCTTTCAAAATTGCAGGAGCAAAATATCTTATTATGTCTTTATGGCAAGTTCCAGATAAACAAACTTCCATATTGATGACCACGTTTTATAAAAAATGGTTAGAAGAAAAGTTGAACATTCCGGATGCATTCCATGCTGCACAGAAAGAATTACGTGATCTTGGTCTGGATCCTTATCAATGGGCGGGTTTTGTACTTGTCGAGTAA
- the rsmG gene encoding 16S rRNA (guanine(527)-N(7))-methyltransferase RsmG — MESIVKYFNGLSDHQIQQLSQLKSLYEEWNEKINVISRKDMDDFYLHHVLHSLTLTSFIKFASGTTILDLGCGGGFPGIPLAIFYPDVHFTLIDGTGKKIKVVQAVSDALELKNITAIHTRAESHKEQYHFVISRAVATLHELLNWSYGKWKKEQINALPNGLIAYKGGDLNLEIKEIKKGNYIEKWDIFDKFPEPYFTEKYLIYVQKK; from the coding sequence ATGGAATCTATTGTCAAATATTTCAATGGTCTGAGTGACCATCAGATACAACAACTATCCCAATTAAAATCTCTATATGAAGAATGGAATGAAAAAATAAATGTTATTTCGAGAAAGGATATGGATGATTTCTATCTTCATCATGTCCTGCATTCCTTAACCTTAACTTCATTTATTAAATTCGCTTCTGGTACCACGATATTAGATTTAGGTTGTGGTGGTGGATTTCCGGGTATTCCTTTAGCCATATTTTACCCGGATGTACATTTTACATTAATCGATGGAACTGGAAAAAAAATAAAAGTAGTTCAAGCCGTTAGTGATGCATTAGAGTTAAAAAATATTACTGCCATTCACACCAGGGCAGAAAGTCATAAGGAACAATATCATTTCGTTATTAGCCGCGCAGTTGCTACTCTTCATGAATTATTAAATTGGTCCTATGGGAAGTGGAAAAAAGAACAAATCAATGCATTACCCAATGGACTTATAGCATATAAAGGTGGCGATCTCAATCTTGAAATCAAAGAAATTAAAAAAGGAAATTATATTGAAAAATGGGACATATTCGACAAATTCCCGGAGCCTTATTTTACAGAAAAGTATTTGATTTATGTACAAAAAAAGTGA
- a CDS encoding glycosyltransferase, whose protein sequence is MILTIITWIAFLTFAIQLGFWIFIFSKIGFLSPIQPILTHFKEVSVIICVKNEAENISRLIQLILDQNYPEFELIIIDDHSQDQTWEIISNYANKDSKIRVFKNPKAGKKPGIIYGVSQATHSWLLFTDGDCTPSSKLWIQSMIEHTSESKIIVLGYAPYFNTNSWLNKMIRFECVFNTIQSFSSVLIGIPYMGVGRNLMYHKSISDPLKMRLELAFGDDDLLVNRQATSENTTIATHVNSFVYTHAKKTWSSYFNQKRRHFSSSLYYNLKSKILISSFFMSLFVFYFTLTILFINGYYGLTFSLYFINIIISWTLYSKCCNKWNEKDLIPLYPILELQYVLFLLVQIPFLFIPKKTW, encoded by the coding sequence ATGATTTTAACTATAATCACTTGGATTGCGTTTCTAACTTTTGCTATCCAATTGGGCTTTTGGATCTTTATTTTCTCAAAAATAGGCTTTTTATCACCAATTCAGCCAATTTTAACACATTTTAAAGAGGTTTCCGTTATTATTTGTGTAAAAAATGAAGCAGAGAATATTTCAAGACTAATTCAATTGATCTTAGACCAAAACTATCCAGAATTTGAGCTTATCATTATTGATGATCATTCTCAAGATCAAACCTGGGAGATCATATCAAATTATGCCAATAAAGATTCAAAGATTAGGGTTTTTAAAAATCCTAAAGCAGGTAAAAAACCAGGAATTATTTATGGAGTAAGCCAGGCTACACACTCTTGGTTATTATTTACGGATGGAGATTGTACACCATCCAGCAAATTATGGATTCAAAGTATGATTGAGCATACATCCGAATCAAAAATAATTGTGTTAGGGTACGCTCCATATTTCAACACGAATAGCTGGCTCAATAAAATGATCCGTTTTGAATGTGTTTTCAATACCATTCAATCCTTTTCTAGTGTATTAATTGGAATCCCTTACATGGGTGTCGGCAGAAACTTAATGTATCATAAGTCCATTTCAGACCCGTTGAAAATGCGGCTTGAATTGGCATTTGGAGATGATGATCTATTGGTCAACCGGCAAGCAACTTCTGAAAATACTACTATTGCTACTCATGTGAATAGCTTTGTTTATACCCATGCAAAGAAAACCTGGTCTTCGTATTTTAATCAAAAAAGGCGACATTTCTCGAGTTCTCTTTATTATAACTTAAAATCAAAAATACTTATCAGTAGCTTTTTTATGAGTCTGTTTGTCTTTTATTTCACCTTGACAATTTTATTTATAAATGGATATTATGGGCTCACTTTTTCATTATATTTCATTAATATTATCATATCCTGGACACTCTATTCTAAATGCTGTAATAAATGGAACGAAAAAGATTTAATCCCTTTATATCCGATCTTAGAATTGCAATATGTATTGTTTTTATTAGTTCAAATTCCTTTTTTATTTATTCCTAAAAAAACGTGGTAA
- a CDS encoding GNAT family N-acetyltransferase, producing MINQHTEVFLNQDWFNLVSKPNSSLFIELSYKGSKLIAGFEQKQFGFLSYLKCPKFTPYNISINHIDDNSNEYSVYAKEVHLINELKQQLKKYNRFQIKCLPTLNIVSPFLDKHTKAYYYTTCFINQSIPIEQCWNNMESATRNHILYGEKNLAIELNGTLEEVKSFITVNSYYHREGLSYELLELVFDALKPLGLIKLFIAKKENELVSIAFLIKSGDVWYYWLNINNQDIKSRGSNAVLIWEGIKLAKLQNCHFNFDGSIVPHLEQVFKSFGSKNLAYCNIISNQHLFFKLISKY from the coding sequence ATGATTAATCAGCATACTGAGGTTTTTTTAAATCAAGATTGGTTTAATTTGGTTTCAAAACCAAATTCATCTCTTTTCATTGAATTAAGTTATAAGGGAAGTAAACTCATAGCTGGATTTGAACAAAAGCAATTTGGCTTTTTAAGTTATTTAAAATGTCCCAAGTTCACGCCTTATAATATTTCCATAAATCATATCGATGATAATTCAAATGAATATTCTGTTTATGCGAAAGAAGTCCATTTAATAAATGAATTGAAGCAACAATTAAAAAAATATAATCGATTCCAAATCAAATGTTTACCTACACTTAATATTGTTAGCCCATTTCTAGACAAACATACAAAAGCTTATTATTACACTACCTGCTTTATTAATCAATCCATTCCAATTGAACAATGTTGGAACAATATGGAATCTGCAACAAGAAACCATATACTTTATGGTGAAAAAAATTTAGCTATTGAGCTTAATGGAACCCTAGAAGAAGTAAAATCTTTCATAACCGTAAATTCCTATTATCATAGAGAAGGTTTAAGCTATGAATTATTAGAACTTGTATTTGATGCTTTAAAACCTTTAGGGTTAATAAAACTATTTATTGCTAAAAAAGAAAATGAACTCGTATCTATTGCCTTCTTAATTAAGAGTGGGGATGTTTGGTATTATTGGTTGAATATCAATAATCAAGATATTAAATCAAGGGGTTCAAATGCTGTATTAATTTGGGAGGGCATTAAATTAGCCAAACTCCAAAACTGCCATTTTAATTTTGATGGATCTATAGTTCCACATTTAGAGCAAGTATTTAAATCTTTTGGAAGTAAGAATTTAGCTTATTGCAATATTATTAGTAACCAACATTTGTTTTTTAAACTCATTTCAAAATATTAA
- a CDS encoding oligosaccharide flippase family protein — MNRYFNLINNTFKWQFFATIYITILQVVTLILLGRYLDNTALGSFAVFQMIFRMALAIFDPGMFFSVVQKHEVTSKLLKLLTRHQLLYLFICIIILCFSIIIFKINYISNIILIAFSFLILFLIGIGSYTQQVLILKDKQKDIAIIQMLAYSIELVVLLILLRYYSPVYCFSFSIIIRFFVMYLINYLYGITLPDSTNGNQIDFDSHIHSSRFNLYNQVLSFIQGHYDTAFIILMFGLSILGPYNLAIEFSFILFSKVNPLFNKSIFPVIAKAKKEHQVPDSMMARQFINFICVIIPLYVILYVNSNSILTWAYLEKGSEIYYYSSFILFVALIKAFNNILFTYLLASGATKSIFYWNTGILLINYSICFILYWNQWSMDHFLYFSVAYSFVVLLFLMIQTSYHFPLFFDEVKSNGFMAFLMLLFLVLSLLGLQMLLHNPIILLILSILVYVLLFLILDRKRLFNLLNLKIV; from the coding sequence ATGAATCGGTATTTTAATCTTATCAATAATACTTTTAAATGGCAATTTTTTGCAACTATATACATTACTATTTTACAAGTAGTAACATTAATTTTATTAGGAAGATATCTGGATAACACTGCTTTAGGATCATTTGCTGTTTTTCAAATGATCTTTAGAATGGCACTTGCTATTTTCGACCCCGGGATGTTTTTTTCCGTTGTTCAAAAACACGAAGTAACTTCAAAATTATTGAAGTTGTTGACCAGACATCAGCTCTTATATTTATTTATTTGTATCATAATATTGTGTTTTTCTATTATTATTTTTAAAATAAATTATATTAGTAATATCATTCTAATTGCTTTCTCGTTTCTAATATTATTCCTCATAGGTATTGGCTCTTATACTCAACAGGTGCTTATTTTAAAGGATAAACAAAAAGATATAGCTATTATTCAAATGCTAGCTTATTCTATAGAATTAGTCGTTCTCCTTATTCTACTTAGGTATTATAGCCCAGTTTATTGTTTTTCATTTTCGATTATTATTCGTTTTTTTGTCATGTACCTCATCAATTATTTATATGGAATAACATTACCGGATAGCACAAATGGCAATCAAATAGATTTTGATAGTCATATTCATTCAAGTCGATTTAATTTATACAACCAAGTTTTGAGTTTTATTCAAGGTCATTATGATACAGCTTTTATTATATTGATGTTTGGATTATCCATTTTAGGTCCATATAATCTCGCCATTGAATTTAGTTTTATTTTATTTTCAAAAGTGAACCCACTTTTTAATAAATCTATCTTTCCTGTAATTGCTAAGGCAAAGAAGGAGCATCAAGTACCTGATTCAATGATGGCCAGACAATTTATTAATTTTATTTGTGTAATCATTCCCTTGTATGTAATACTTTATGTGAATTCCAATTCAATTTTAACTTGGGCATATTTAGAAAAGGGTTCTGAAATATATTATTATTCTTCATTTATTTTATTTGTAGCACTAATTAAAGCTTTTAATAATATTTTATTTACCTATCTATTGGCATCCGGAGCTACGAAATCAATTTTTTATTGGAATACTGGAATATTGTTGATTAATTATTCCATTTGTTTTATATTATATTGGAATCAATGGTCTATGGATCATTTTCTCTATTTTAGTGTTGCATATAGTTTTGTTGTTTTATTGTTTCTTATGATTCAAACATCCTATCACTTTCCGTTATTTTTTGATGAAGTAAAATCAAATGGGTTCATGGCTTTTTTGATGTTGTTATTTTTGGTCTTAAGTTTATTAGGACTTCAAATGCTTTTGCACAATCCAATAATTTTACTCATATTAAGTATATTAGTTTATGTTTTATTATTTTTAATTTTGGATCGCAAGCGTTTGTTTAATTTGCTGAATTTAAAAATAGTATGA
- a CDS encoding glycosyltransferase encodes MTQFKVLHFLDYFLPETMNWLEKLLQSSADQCQHILCFKYFDPKINVSFERIPFIGIKAETPLTFGNKLLSKVQILIFSNKIVQYIQNNDIDLLHFHFGNVAVEFESIILSKIKPSIISLYGYDYEYLVYRKPETKNLYSKFAEYGAHYIVEGHFSQQLLLSYQIPKGKIHILQMIFNRTGVDSSNHFGRPIRLIQVATYTEKKGQLILLQALLLCKNRNQFILEFYGEIGNLRYYNELVNFINTHALHNVKLNKKLTVDDYLITLGQAHIAVNLSMRSSVMDTEGGCPVFLKDALVLGKPIFTTYHCDIPDIGVNDYNGWLIREGDVQEAVSKLELIAHLSINEYLQYSYHAKESVTCKLNINLTGNKLIDIYNRLLDANRFI; translated from the coding sequence ATGACCCAGTTTAAAGTATTGCATTTTTTGGATTATTTTCTACCTGAGACCATGAATTGGTTGGAAAAATTATTGCAATCCAGTGCAGATCAATGTCAGCATATACTTTGTTTTAAATATTTTGATCCTAAAATAAATGTATCTTTTGAACGAATTCCCTTTATTGGTATTAAAGCAGAAACTCCCTTGACATTTGGTAATAAATTGTTGAGTAAAGTTCAAATCCTGATTTTTTCAAATAAGATTGTTCAATATATTCAAAATAATGATATTGATTTATTGCATTTTCATTTTGGAAATGTAGCTGTTGAATTTGAATCAATAATTTTGTCAAAAATTAAACCGTCCATTATTTCTTTATATGGTTACGATTATGAATATTTAGTGTATCGCAAACCAGAAACAAAAAATCTATATAGCAAATTTGCTGAGTATGGTGCTCATTATATTGTCGAAGGACATTTTAGTCAGCAATTATTATTATCTTATCAAATCCCTAAGGGAAAGATCCATATCCTTCAAATGATTTTTAATAGAACTGGAGTAGATTCTTCGAATCATTTTGGACGACCAATCCGACTTATTCAGGTTGCAACTTATACTGAGAAGAAGGGCCAGCTAATATTACTTCAAGCCTTGCTTTTGTGTAAAAATAGAAATCAATTTATTCTGGAATTTTATGGAGAAATTGGGAATCTGAGATACTATAATGAGTTAGTGAATTTTATTAACACCCATGCTTTACATAATGTGAAATTAAATAAAAAATTAACGGTTGATGATTATTTGATTACCTTAGGTCAAGCGCATATTGCTGTCAATTTAAGTATGAGAAGCTCAGTGATGGATACGGAAGGAGGATGCCCTGTTTTTTTAAAGGATGCATTGGTATTAGGGAAGCCTATTTTTACTACTTATCATTGTGATATTCCTGACATTGGAGTTAATGATTATAATGGTTGGTTGATTAGAGAAGGTGATGTCCAAGAAGCTGTTTCTAAATTGGAATTGATTGCGCATTTATCCATAAATGAATATCTACAATACTCATATCATGCCAAGGAAAGCGTAACTTGCAAATTGAATATAAATTTAACTGGAAACAAACTTATAGATATTTATAATCGATTATTAGATGCGAATCGTTTTATTTAA
- a CDS encoding glycosyltransferase, translated as MRIVLFNPFYLPIRNPRTLRIRRIIQSLKANYSIILFCSKNCSSKDQTESLVSRVGIKIFVQQNLSNSPILSRIVRVLKKFIWPDSYVFHNLSIANSYWLRYSKPLDVVITISQPFSTHLIGLLLKLKNPKICWIADIGDNYSENPTNSLYPLFKPLMKYYEKRILTKSDFIVFNSEFIKAYYLSKYLLDSNKINIIPNGSAIDFAHFYKLHSDHLILSYIGNTYEPVRNGVRELGLLLQALSMSGMDLEKIEIWLVGKQCETLIAFVQQMKWVKIVYCDSESELLTIYQKTNILLNFANINYPGLPSKLDEYKQSGLPIINFYIGSDDPAINYLGNEEHTLHYKLENQEPSMLISFIEKYRNFHFKQVGLEDGIDTLWLELIKKTNQ; from the coding sequence ATGCGAATCGTTTTATTTAATCCATTTTATTTACCTATTCGCAATCCACGTACTTTAAGGATTCGCAGAATAATTCAATCTTTAAAGGCGAATTATTCCATAATATTATTTTGCTCAAAAAATTGTTCTTCAAAGGATCAAACAGAATCATTGGTTTCACGGGTTGGCATTAAAATATTTGTTCAACAAAATTTAAGTAATTCTCCAATATTATCTAGAATAGTAAGGGTTTTAAAAAAATTTATTTGGCCTGATTCATATGTTTTTCATAATTTATCTATAGCCAATTCATATTGGCTAAGATATTCTAAACCATTAGATGTTGTTATAACCATTTCACAACCCTTTTCAACCCATTTAATTGGATTATTATTAAAACTTAAAAATCCAAAAATATGTTGGATTGCAGATATTGGTGATAATTATTCAGAGAATCCTACAAATTCTTTATATCCTTTATTTAAACCATTGATGAAATATTATGAAAAGCGCATTTTAACAAAATCTGATTTTATTGTTTTTAACTCAGAGTTTATAAAGGCCTATTATCTTTCCAAATACTTGTTAGATTCAAACAAAATTAATATCATCCCGAATGGATCTGCTATAGATTTTGCACATTTTTATAAGTTACATTCCGATCATTTAATCCTTAGTTATATCGGAAATACCTATGAACCTGTTCGCAATGGAGTGAGAGAATTGGGTTTATTATTACAAGCATTATCCATGAGTGGAATGGATTTGGAAAAAATTGAAATTTGGTTAGTGGGTAAGCAATGTGAAACATTAATTGCGTTTGTTCAACAGATGAAATGGGTTAAAATTGTTTACTGTGATTCTGAATCAGAACTTTTAACAATTTATCAAAAAACAAATATATTATTAAATTTTGCCAATATCAATTACCCGGGTCTTCCGAGTAAATTGGATGAGTATAAACAGTCAGGATTACCTATTATTAATTTTTATATTGGATCAGATGATCCAGCCATAAATTATTTAGGAAATGAGGAACACACACTGCATTATAAGCTTGAAAATCAGGAACCGTCTATGCTGATTTCATTTATTGAGAAATATAGAAATTTTCATTTTAAGCAAGTTGGTTTAGAAGATGGAATTGATACTTTATGGTTAGAGCTGATCAAGAAAACAAATCAATAA
- a CDS encoding aminotransferase class I/II-fold pyridoxal phosphate-dependent enzyme yields the protein MNINSKLPDVGTSIFAKMSLLANEFHAINLAQGFPDFNPPDELLDYLSEGVQLGMNQYAPMPGYVPLRHELSKRLKRDYGFQANPDSEITVTAGATQAIYTIISTFVGVGDKVLLFEPAYDSYGPAVIVNGGIPIYLKLSLPHFEIPWTDLERTLKEQQIKLMIVNNPHNPAGTTLTKDDLERMDKLTKAYDCLIIWDEVYDMLVFDGAKHNSALEIASLMEHSVVVYSLGKTLHNTGWKVGYTVAKESISKEIRKLHQFTVFSVNTPAQYAIARFLENHESFFNTLHTFYEAKRDLFIQLLKTSLFDFLPCKGSYFALAKYHKISELSDMEMAHQMVKDYGVAVIPISAFYHDGFDPKILRFCFAKKDETLIQAANKLLNIK from the coding sequence TTGAATATAAATTCCAAATTACCAGACGTAGGAACATCTATTTTCGCAAAGATGTCGCTTTTAGCTAATGAATTTCATGCTATAAATTTAGCACAAGGTTTTCCGGATTTTAATCCTCCTGATGAATTGCTCGATTATTTATCTGAGGGTGTACAATTGGGCATGAATCAGTATGCCCCTATGCCGGGATACGTCCCACTTCGGCATGAATTGTCAAAAAGGCTCAAGCGGGATTACGGTTTTCAGGCAAACCCGGATAGCGAAATTACAGTAACTGCCGGTGCAACTCAAGCGATTTACACAATTATAAGTACTTTTGTTGGAGTTGGTGACAAGGTGCTCCTATTTGAACCAGCATATGATTCTTATGGTCCAGCTGTAATTGTCAATGGAGGGATTCCCATTTATCTAAAATTGAGCCTTCCCCATTTTGAAATTCCATGGACAGATCTTGAACGGACACTGAAAGAACAACAGATCAAGTTGATGATTGTCAACAACCCTCATAATCCAGCAGGAACGACCTTAACAAAAGATGACCTAGAAAGAATGGACAAACTGACAAAGGCATATGATTGTTTAATTATTTGGGATGAGGTTTATGATATGTTAGTTTTCGATGGTGCAAAGCATAATAGTGCTTTGGAAATAGCCTCTCTAATGGAACACAGTGTAGTGGTATATTCATTGGGAAAAACCTTACATAATACAGGTTGGAAAGTAGGATATACTGTTGCAAAAGAAAGTATTTCGAAAGAAATTAGAAAACTTCACCAATTTACAGTTTTCTCTGTAAATACCCCTGCACAATACGCTATCGCCCGATTCTTAGAAAACCATGAATCATTTTTTAATACACTTCATACATTTTATGAAGCCAAGAGGGATTTGTTTATTCAGTTGTTGAAGACATCATTGTTTGATTTTTTACCTTGTAAAGGAAGTTATTTTGCCTTAGCCAAGTATCATAAAATTTCTGAACTTTCGGATATGGAAATGGCTCATCAAATGGTTAAGGATTATGGTGTTGCTGTGATTCCCATATCAGCTTTTTACCATGATGGATTTGATCCTAAAATATTGCGTTTTTGTTTTGCAAAGAAGGATGAAACATTAATTCAGGCAGCTAATAAATTATTGAATATAAAATAA